The proteins below are encoded in one region of Sporichthyaceae bacterium:
- a CDS encoding DUF6262 family protein → MPADNTRHLRAAAQHRAEQTRRRAVAALRRMDATSAPVTLDGLAREAGVSRSWLYTQHDLRAEVERLRRRRQHPTPPVVPPERQRASDASLLRRLEAATERIRHLEHDNQQLRDALARALGERRAADIRGGPPGRDTPNRKPAKLIGPC, encoded by the coding sequence ATGCCGGCTGACAACACCCGCCACCTGCGCGCCGCCGCCCAACACCGCGCCGAGCAGACCCGCCGCCGCGCGGTGGCCGCGTTGCGCCGCATGGACGCCACCAGCGCTCCCGTCACCCTCGACGGACTCGCCCGCGAAGCCGGGGTCTCCCGCTCCTGGCTCTACACCCAGCACGACCTGCGCGCCGAGGTCGAGCGCCTGCGCCGGCGCCGTCAACACCCAACTCCGCCGGTGGTCCCACCCGAGCGACAGCGCGCCAGCGACGCGTCCCTGCTGCGCCGACTCGAAGCCGCCACCGAGCGCATCCGCCACCTCGAGCACGACAACCAGCAACTGCGCGACGCGCTCGCCCGCGCCCTCGGCGAGCGCCGCGCCGCCGACATTCGCGGCGGACCACCCGGACGCGACACGCCGAACCGCAAACCCGCGAAACTCATCGGCCCCTGTTGA